In Hydrogenispora ethanolica, a genomic segment contains:
- a CDS encoding aspartyl-phosphate phosphatase Spo0E family protein: protein MRIEVSIEVAINTDTISLQMLYERIELLRDRMQQLWNEKGYTDPEVLNASIELDGLLNEYHRRVAAEGRR from the coding sequence TTGCGAATTGAGGTATCGATCGAAGTGGCCATCAACACGGATACAATTTCATTACAAATGCTCTACGAACGGATCGAGCTTCTCCGCGACCGGATGCAGCAACTGTGGAATGAAAAAGGATATACCGATCCCGAAGTTTTAAACGCCAGCATCGAATTGGATGGTTTGCTGAATGAGTATCACCGGCGGGTCGCGGCAGAAGGACGGCGCTGA